In one window of Scytonema millei VB511283 DNA:
- a CDS encoding Crp/Fnr family transcriptional regulator encodes MQATTEQLQQISIFSGLEPEQLAYLKPHTVVKNYLRGEIILHEGDRLPAKLFSVLSGTIQVKKTASTGKETILRTLSTGELFAAPSLFGDGISPATVVSDRDCQILTVERAVLLEMIRQTPEIALRILAVMNDRLQHLHNAVHGLASERAIVRLARLIHTSVEEEGTEATTAGLCLRSRLPYYQIARSIGITYEECVRLFKQLQPILSYHRGGQIVLRDRHKLEEIAAGN; translated from the coding sequence ATGCAGGCAACAACCGAACAATTGCAGCAAATCTCAATTTTTTCAGGTTTGGAACCAGAGCAACTGGCATATTTAAAACCCCATACTGTAGTTAAAAACTATCTACGCGGAGAAATTATTCTCCATGAGGGCGATCGCCTACCTGCGAAACTCTTTTCAGTTCTTAGTGGAACAATTCAGGTTAAGAAAACCGCTTCTACGGGTAAAGAAACTATTCTGCGAACCTTATCAACAGGAGAATTATTCGCTGCACCTTCCCTATTTGGTGATGGAATTTCACCTGCAACCGTAGTGAGCGATCGCGACTGCCAAATTCTCACCGTCGAGCGCGCTGTACTCTTAGAAATGATTCGCCAAACTCCAGAAATTGCCCTGCGGATTTTAGCTGTGATGAACGATCGCCTGCAACATCTGCACAATGCCGTTCATGGATTGGCATCAGAACGAGCGATCGTGCGGCTGGCGCGGTTAATTCATACTTCTGTAGAGGAGGAAGGCACGGAGGCAACAACAGCGGGTCTATGTTTGCGATCGCGTCTTCCCTATTATCAAATTGCCCGCAGCATCGGCATTACCTATGAAGAATGCGTGCGTTTGTTCAAACAGTTGCAACCAATTCTCAGCTATCATCGCGGTGGACAAATCGTGTTGCGCGATCGACATAAGCTAGAAGAGATTGCAGCAGGAAACTGA
- a CDS encoding single-stranded-DNA-specific exonuclease RecJ: MNAPQPQWIVPTEQPPEWFVQAVREYAPSARGFAAQLLWQRGIQAREELPGYLNPRCYLPASPFEFGQEMQLAVERLQIARDRQEKVAIWGDFDADGITSTAVLWDGLGQFFCQYTQLSYYIPNRLTESHGLNFPGIDLLARDSCKLIVTCDTGSTNVAEILYAKSLGIDVIVTDHHTLPAERPPVTAIINPRYFPSEHQLFHLSGVAVAYKLVEALYQFLPNVPQQPLEDLLDLVAIGLISDLVQLSGDCRYLAQLGIERMQQDYKQPVQQRRRPGVGRLLEMCQKSGDRPTDISFGLGPRINAVSRIQGDASFCVQLLTSSDRNLVERLAQETELANTRRKSLQKEVAQQVAQKLKSEIDLSTTSVIVLVDSQWSPGVLGLVAGQIAQETGRPTILLSTQERDKEDKEDKEDNLIPNSEFRIPNSKLLARGSARSVGNIDLYQLVKDQAHLLHRFGGHPFAAGLSIPVENIPLFTAAINQKLRQQGSAIAVPSVQADLVVTVDDLGRDVFLELKLLEPCGMGNPVPKLLIQNCWFENVWHRNQQDWRGNKVQYIKTDFNLRDNSTRTSFPGVWWGHYKDEIPTGRCDCIVELDYNSYKNKQRYEVRLIAVRAADSLSLTPHSGLRPASLTPLAPQILDCRGMAIAPVEDTFTGDPSSLVVRTCPTCWDELRVWMRRSQFENKSLVLAWTAPEPVSPQQVWQQLVGIAKYLCRTGQTVTRVQLSQKLGVSDRLLGLGFTALSYLGFYVSFQDRYFQISQEVPWHIATSTNLHATDAAYLQAIDKFAQAVREEQFQRQYFSTVPLSTIQAHAAQLGVRSEE; this comes from the coding sequence ATGAACGCCCCCCAACCGCAATGGATCGTCCCAACCGAACAGCCCCCAGAGTGGTTCGTGCAAGCAGTTAGGGAATATGCCCCTAGCGCACGGGGATTTGCGGCACAACTGTTATGGCAAAGGGGAATTCAAGCCCGAGAGGAGCTACCTGGATATCTCAATCCTCGCTGCTATCTACCTGCCAGCCCATTTGAATTTGGGCAAGAAATGCAGTTAGCAGTAGAAAGATTGCAAATTGCTCGCGATCGCCAAGAAAAAGTGGCGATTTGGGGTGATTTCGATGCTGATGGTATTACTTCTACAGCGGTTTTATGGGATGGATTGGGACAATTTTTTTGTCAATATACCCAACTTTCCTATTACATCCCCAACCGCCTTACCGAGTCGCACGGGCTGAACTTCCCTGGAATCGATCTGCTTGCCCGCGATAGCTGTAAGTTAATCGTGACTTGCGACACTGGTAGCACGAATGTTGCAGAAATTCTCTATGCGAAATCTTTGGGCATTGATGTTATTGTCACCGACCACCATACTTTACCCGCAGAACGTCCACCTGTGACGGCAATAATTAATCCGCGTTATTTCCCTTCAGAGCATCAATTATTTCATCTATCTGGGGTCGCAGTTGCCTACAAACTTGTAGAAGCTTTATATCAATTTTTACCAAATGTACCGCAACAACCATTAGAAGATTTACTCGATCTCGTCGCCATTGGGTTAATTTCCGATTTAGTACAACTGAGTGGAGATTGCCGTTATTTAGCTCAATTGGGCATCGAACGGATGCAACAGGATTACAAACAACCAGTTCAACAGCGACGGCGACCAGGAGTAGGACGATTATTAGAAATGTGTCAGAAAAGTGGCGATCGCCCCACAGATATTTCTTTCGGTTTGGGTCCCCGCATCAACGCCGTGAGCCGGATTCAAGGGGACGCAAGCTTTTGCGTTCAATTACTGACCAGTAGCGATCGCAACTTAGTCGAGCGCCTTGCCCAAGAAACCGAATTGGCAAACACTCGTCGCAAGTCTTTACAAAAAGAAGTTGCCCAGCAAGTTGCCCAAAAACTCAAGTCAGAAATCGATCTTTCCACCACCAGCGTTATCGTTCTCGTAGATTCCCAATGGTCGCCTGGAGTCTTAGGACTCGTCGCCGGACAAATTGCTCAGGAAACGGGTCGTCCTACGATTTTGTTGAGTACACAGGAGAGAGACAAGGAGGACAAGGAAGACAAGGAAGACAATTTAATTCCGAATTCCGAATTCCGAATTCCGAATTCCAAATTATTAGCTCGCGGTTCGGCTCGGTCTGTCGGTAATATCGATTTGTACCAGCTAGTGAAAGATCAAGCGCATTTACTGCACAGGTTTGGCGGACATCCTTTTGCGGCTGGGTTAAGCATACCCGTTGAAAATATACCGCTATTTACCGCAGCGATTAACCAAAAACTCCGACAGCAGGGAAGCGCGATCGCCGTGCCATCCGTACAAGCAGATCTGGTGGTGACGGTAGACGATTTAGGTAGAGATGTGTTTTTAGAACTGAAACTACTCGAACCCTGCGGTATGGGTAATCCCGTACCAAAACTGCTAATCCAAAATTGCTGGTTTGAAAATGTTTGGCATCGTAACCAACAAGATTGGCGGGGAAACAAAGTGCAGTATATCAAAACAGATTTTAATTTGCGGGATAACTCGACTAGAACTAGTTTTCCTGGCGTGTGGTGGGGACACTATAAAGACGAGATCCCGACTGGACGCTGTGACTGTATTGTAGAACTCGACTACAACTCGTATAAAAATAAACAACGCTACGAAGTCCGCCTCATTGCCGTCCGTGCTGCCGACTCTTTATCCCTCACTCCTCACTCCGGACTTCGTCCCGCTTCGCTAACGCCCCTCGCTCCTCAAATTCTCGACTGCCGTGGCATGGCGATCGCCCCAGTTGAGGATACATTCACAGGCGATCCATCCTCGCTTGTCGTGCGTACCTGTCCCACTTGTTGGGATGAGTTACGTGTCTGGATGCGGCGATCGCAATTTGAAAATAAGTCCTTAGTCTTGGCATGGACTGCACCCGAACCAGTCTCACCACAACAAGTCTGGCAACAGTTAGTCGGAATTGCTAAATACCTTTGCCGTACCGGACAAACGGTGACTCGCGTGCAACTCAGTCAAAAGCTTGGAGTGAGCGATCGCCTTTTAGGACTAGGATTTACTGCCCTTTCCTACTTGGGCTTTTACGTTAGTTTTCAAGACCGCTATTTTCAAATTTCTCAAGAAGTACCGTGGCACATTGCAACATCTACAAATCTCCATGCTACCGATGCCGCTTACCTGCAAGCAATAGACAAATTTGCCCAAGCTGTCCGAGAAGAACAATTTCAACGGCAGTATTTTTCTACAGTTCCCCTCTCTACCATTCAAGCCCATGCCGCTCAATTAGGGGTAAGGAGTGAGGAGTGA
- the ctpB gene encoding carboxyl-terminal processing protease CtpB, protein MQYIKRLSSLQLALFGGAIATTSFLALSPWCGSVRAALMQNSPKALVDEVWQLVAREYVDGTFNKTDWQATRQDLLSREYTNREQAYAAVRVALAKLNDPYTRFLDPKQYEALTSQTSGEVTGVGIRMELNKQTKRLTVVETIQNSPAVKAGVKAGDKIVAIDGKPTQQMDVQAASSLIRGKAGTPVTLKIERQGKSAFDLRLTRAKIELPTVTYTLKREGNKRVGYISLREFSAHASEQMQKAIQDLNRQNVNAYVLDLRDNPGGLLQAGVEISRMWLNKGSIVKTVDRQGASQEIPANRTALTQRPLVVLVNGNSASASEILAGALQDHQRAVVVGSQTFGKALVQSVHSLSDGSGLAVTVAHYYTPKGTDISHKGITPDIKIDLNEAQKRQLAANPSSIGTRQDPQYARAISVITNNSFAQFKKPLKKPHISKRVVERNQL, encoded by the coding sequence ATGCAATATATTAAACGCCTCTCCTCCCTACAACTTGCTCTGTTTGGTGGAGCGATCGCCACTACATCGTTTCTGGCGCTATCTCCCTGGTGTGGTTCTGTCCGTGCCGCACTGATGCAAAATAGCCCTAAAGCTTTAGTTGACGAAGTTTGGCAACTCGTTGCTAGAGAATATGTGGACGGCACGTTCAACAAGACAGACTGGCAAGCAACGAGACAAGATTTATTAAGTAGAGAATATACTAACCGCGAACAAGCTTACGCCGCTGTCCGAGTCGCGCTGGCTAAGCTGAACGACCCATATACTCGTTTTCTCGACCCCAAGCAGTATGAGGCATTGACTAGCCAAACTTCAGGAGAAGTGACTGGAGTGGGGATTCGGATGGAATTAAATAAACAAACTAAGCGTTTAACTGTAGTTGAGACTATTCAAAATTCCCCTGCCGTCAAAGCGGGTGTTAAAGCCGGAGACAAAATAGTCGCAATTGATGGTAAGCCAACTCAACAAATGGACGTGCAAGCTGCCTCCAGCCTAATTCGGGGCAAAGCAGGTACGCCTGTCACATTGAAAATCGAGCGGCAAGGCAAAAGTGCCTTCGATCTTCGGCTAACGCGGGCAAAAATCGAATTGCCTACAGTTACATACACCCTAAAGCGGGAGGGTAATAAGCGAGTTGGTTATATTAGCTTGCGGGAATTCAGCGCCCATGCTTCAGAGCAAATGCAAAAAGCAATTCAAGACCTCAATCGCCAGAATGTGAATGCTTATGTTCTAGATCTGCGGGATAATCCAGGTGGCTTGCTGCAAGCAGGGGTAGAAATTTCACGAATGTGGTTGAATAAAGGCTCGATCGTGAAAACAGTAGACCGACAGGGAGCTAGTCAAGAAATACCAGCCAATCGAACCGCACTGACTCAGCGCCCTCTAGTTGTCTTGGTCAATGGTAATTCTGCCAGCGCCAGCGAAATTTTAGCGGGAGCATTGCAAGATCATCAACGCGCTGTCGTAGTTGGTAGCCAAACCTTTGGTAAGGCTTTAGTCCAATCAGTCCATTCCCTATCAGACGGTTCGGGACTAGCAGTAACAGTTGCCCATTACTACACGCCTAAAGGTACGGATATCAGTCACAAAGGGATTACACCAGATATTAAAATCGACTTGAATGAGGCTCAGAAACGCCAACTAGCTGCAAATCCTTCTTCAATCGGCACTAGACAAGATCCGCAGTACGCACGGGCAATTTCTGTAATTACCAACAATAGTTTCGCCCAATTTAAAAAACCACTGAAAAAACCGCACATCTCAAAACGAGTCGTAGAGCGGAATCAGTTATAA
- a CDS encoding response regulator has translation MTTKRVLVIDDEDGVREIIQFSLEAVAGWEVLPAASGSEGIDIAQAQQPDAILLDVMMPDLDGPATFQQLQANTTTCHIPTIFLTAKVRTSEQQQLLDLGVAGTIAKPFKAQELVEQIRTILQWDE, from the coding sequence ATGACTACTAAGCGCGTACTAGTGATTGATGATGAAGATGGTGTCAGGGAAATTATTCAATTCAGTCTCGAAGCAGTAGCAGGGTGGGAGGTTTTGCCAGCAGCTTCTGGTAGTGAAGGCATAGACATAGCTCAAGCTCAACAACCTGATGCGATTCTACTAGATGTTATGATGCCAGACTTAGATGGACCCGCAACATTTCAGCAACTACAGGCAAATACTACCACTTGTCATATTCCCACAATCTTTCTCACTGCCAAAGTCAGAACTAGCGAACAACAGCAATTACTTGATTTAGGCGTAGCAGGTACGATCGCCAAGCCTTTCAAAGCTCAAGAGCTAGTCGAGCAAATTCGTACAATTTTACAGTGGGATGAGTGA
- a CDS encoding VOC family protein, translating into MGLNYTNSLVTLATQNFELLVNFYQQFLEQTPITQIPSIYAEFQLSGLRLGIFKPKASNQAEFINSTHSRMSLCLEVKDLEAAIAHLTEIGCPPPGQIVTASHGREIYAYDPDSNRIILHQAKN; encoded by the coding sequence ATGGGTTTAAATTACACAAACTCATTAGTTACGCTGGCAACTCAAAATTTTGAATTGCTAGTCAACTTTTATCAGCAATTTCTAGAGCAAACTCCCATAACTCAAATTCCTAGTATTTATGCAGAATTTCAGTTATCTGGTTTGCGTTTGGGCATATTTAAACCTAAAGCATCAAACCAAGCAGAATTTATTAACTCAACTCACAGTAGAATGAGTTTGTGTTTAGAAGTGAAAGATTTAGAAGCAGCGATCGCTCATCTCACTGAAATCGGCTGTCCACCACCAGGGCAAATTGTTACAGCCTCCCACGGCAGAGAAATTTACGCTTACGATCCTGATAGTAATCGAATTATATTACATCAGGCAAAAAACTAG
- a CDS encoding di-heme oxidoredictase family protein yields MRWRKRFSLFGLLLVVSLTAVLLSTNLLAPKLTLATEALLQPAPTQPLGYYDYFGKLLTPQAAEKLVRKKGLDPSAPGAFERIGAVQITPQLLTSGENIFFNRKIGDTFGLQRVFGFGTGLSLIQPEINTAIRNLGGRPTSNLRITLEKDITLGSRTLVKGSNIGTGFEVEPGASFLLGLTPDGNFTCAACHVALSQTGQRLNGVPNGDLGISLLIALAPNTAAGFARLNFNPLDPQYQGNGKTIIDSNNQFVKLPDPQKFEAAFDDAVLDVPFGNFESSPDRINNTTQIPNVFTFKSNPYLADGQFAVGSFAGLSAINNAVHSSEINLLAAAQLSAETIGIDPEVYLGVVLQNATDPSIRLPDAPIKPSEWLRQIAPNPYQAELEDQIPAPGTGDYPNLKPSLFTYNGLIFSPNTYSDDPNESASGPFLFANNAMSAFQNSLVPPANRSRQNLEALTSGSVQRGARIFQQANCATCHVPPFFTDNKIHPLGEIGTNPARAKSRLDLNRLLVPPKLYTFNNPVPLPANAEVLDIPTEGISANSTTLPNGLLPDGGYKSTALRGLYLSAPYLHDGGVAVRENSLKVTRNGSFTVVDRTGLGLTGTLSIGQSADSASSLRALLDRQLRSQVVAANQANPALVRSNLDGTGHEFYVDKTTGFTPAQQTDLINFLLALDDDPGRF; encoded by the coding sequence ATGCGTTGGCGGAAGAGGTTTTCTCTGTTTGGCTTGTTACTAGTAGTGAGTTTAACTGCGGTATTGCTATCGACAAACTTACTAGCGCCAAAACTGACTCTTGCTACAGAAGCCCTGCTACAACCTGCCCCAACTCAACCACTTGGTTACTACGACTATTTTGGAAAATTACTTACCCCGCAAGCAGCCGAGAAACTCGTGCGCAAAAAGGGTTTAGATCCGAGCGCTCCTGGTGCTTTTGAACGAATTGGCGCTGTCCAGATTACTCCGCAATTACTAACAAGCGGCGAAAACATCTTCTTCAACCGTAAGATTGGAGATACGTTCGGCTTGCAGCGAGTGTTTGGTTTTGGCACTGGTCTGTCACTGATTCAACCAGAAATTAATACAGCCATTCGTAACTTAGGCGGAAGACCAACTTCTAACCTCCGCATCACTTTAGAAAAAGACATCACTTTAGGTAGCCGTACTTTGGTTAAAGGTAGCAATATCGGTACGGGTTTTGAGGTAGAACCAGGAGCGAGTTTTTTATTAGGTCTGACACCCGACGGCAACTTTACTTGTGCGGCTTGTCATGTTGCTTTGTCTCAAACTGGTCAACGTCTCAATGGAGTACCTAACGGCGATTTAGGTATCTCTCTATTAATTGCCTTAGCACCAAACACCGCCGCAGGCTTTGCTCGCCTGAATTTCAATCCCCTCGACCCTCAGTATCAAGGGAATGGCAAAACTATTATTGATAGCAATAACCAATTCGTTAAACTTCCCGACCCGCAAAAGTTTGAAGCTGCTTTTGACGATGCCGTTCTAGATGTTCCCTTCGGTAATTTCGAGAGTTCCCCCGATCGCATCAATAATACCACCCAAATTCCCAATGTTTTCACATTTAAGAGCAATCCCTACCTAGCTGACGGACAGTTTGCTGTCGGTTCTTTTGCTGGATTGAGTGCGATTAATAATGCCGTCCACTCCTCTGAAATTAATTTGCTAGCCGCAGCTCAACTGAGTGCGGAGACAATTGGTATCGATCCAGAAGTTTATCTTGGTGTAGTGCTACAAAATGCTACTGACCCTAGCATTCGTCTACCCGATGCTCCAATCAAACCTTCAGAGTGGCTGCGCCAAATTGCTCCCAATCCCTACCAAGCTGAATTGGAAGATCAAATTCCCGCGCCTGGTACGGGTGATTATCCAAATCTCAAACCGAGTCTGTTTACCTACAACGGTTTAATCTTTAGTCCCAATACCTATTCGGACGATCCGAATGAATCTGCTAGTGGACCTTTCTTATTTGCTAATAATGCGATGTCTGCTTTCCAGAATAGTCTCGTACCACCTGCTAATCGTTCGCGCCAGAACTTAGAAGCACTAACTAGTGGTTCCGTACAGCGGGGCGCTCGAATTTTTCAGCAAGCCAACTGTGCGACTTGCCATGTTCCACCGTTTTTTACCGACAATAAGATTCATCCTCTCGGTGAAATTGGTACAAACCCAGCACGAGCAAAATCTCGCTTAGACTTGAACCGTCTGCTCGTACCACCAAAGCTTTATACTTTTAACAATCCCGTTCCCCTTCCAGCAAATGCAGAAGTGTTAGACATACCAACGGAGGGAATTAGCGCTAACTCTACCACTCTCCCTAATGGTTTGCTACCCGACGGCGGCTACAAATCAACTGCTTTAAGAGGGCTATATTTGAGTGCGCCCTACCTACATGATGGTGGAGTAGCTGTGAGGGAAAATAGTTTAAAGGTTACAAGAAATGGCAGTTTTACGGTAGTCGATCGCACGGGTTTAGGTTTAACTGGAACTCTCAGCATCGGTCAATCTGCCGATAGTGCAAGTAGTTTACGTGCTTTACTAGATCGTCAGTTACGCAGTCAAGTTGTTGCGGCTAATCAAGCTAACCCCGCTTTAGTACGCAGTAATTTAGATGGAACGGGACATGAATTTTATGTAGACAAAACTACAGGATTTACTCCGGCACAGCAAACCGATTTGATTAATTTCTTACTTGCATTAGACGACGATCCAGGTCGTTTCTAG
- a CDS encoding 4a-hydroxytetrahydrobiopterin dehydratase, whose product MNFQKYLLRWLPKHLAHFAIALFCLGSLLTAIALLSQPSLGNSISSAQPAIQEYAMSNSQTSNSQLSEAELKKALGELSGWSIEAGKLHRQYQFKSFVEAFGFMSSLALVAESMGHHPEWFNVYNRVTIDLTTHDAGGITAKDVELARKANQLAK is encoded by the coding sequence ATGAATTTTCAAAAATACCTGTTGAGATGGCTGCCAAAGCATTTGGCGCACTTCGCGATCGCGCTCTTTTGTCTAGGATCGTTATTAACAGCGATCGCTTTGTTGAGTCAACCTAGCTTGGGAAACTCAATATCTTCCGCACAACCAGCAATTCAGGAGTATGCAATGAGTAATTCTCAAACGAGTAACTCTCAACTGTCTGAAGCAGAATTAAAAAAAGCCCTGGGAGAATTGAGTGGCTGGAGTATAGAAGCAGGAAAACTCCACCGTCAGTATCAGTTCAAGTCTTTTGTAGAAGCTTTTGGCTTTATGTCAAGTTTGGCTCTAGTTGCCGAGTCAATGGGTCATCATCCAGAGTGGTTTAATGTTTACAATCGCGTTACGATCGATCTAACCACTCACGATGCTGGTGGAATTACAGCCAAAGATGTAGAACTTGCCCGTAAAGCCAACCAACTCGCGAAATGA
- a CDS encoding VOC family protein: MIDFQLQGINHIALVCQDMARTVDFYTNTLGLKLIKTIALPDGGQHFFFDVGNGDAIAFFWFPQAPAAAPGIASVNPEGLQNGNFTTAHASMNHLAFNVPLEKLEEYREKLAAKGVTVTPVLHHADVPSGFVNELDENTFISSFYFFDPDGILLEFAANVRTLGDPARDILHTPATANSN; the protein is encoded by the coding sequence ATGATAGATTTTCAATTGCAGGGTATCAATCATATCGCCTTGGTCTGCCAAGACATGGCGCGTACAGTAGATTTTTATACCAACACTTTAGGGCTAAAACTGATTAAAACAATTGCCCTTCCTGATGGCGGGCAGCATTTCTTCTTTGATGTTGGTAACGGCGACGCGATCGCCTTTTTTTGGTTTCCCCAAGCACCAGCCGCTGCACCTGGAATTGCATCAGTTAATCCTGAAGGATTGCAAAATGGTAATTTCACAACTGCCCATGCTTCGATGAATCATCTCGCTTTTAACGTACCTCTAGAAAAACTAGAAGAGTACAGAGAAAAGTTAGCTGCTAAAGGTGTAACAGTTACACCTGTATTACATCATGCCGATGTTCCATCTGGTTTCGTTAACGAACTCGATGAAAATACATTTATTTCATCCTTTTATTTCTTCGATCCTGATGGAATTTTGCTTGAATTTGCTGCCAATGTTCGCACTTTAGGCGATCCTGCAAGAGATATTTTACATACACCTGCAACAGCAAATAGTAATTAA
- a CDS encoding AraC family transcriptional regulator yields MTKSPFVVNTFQQETIFPILPVAPILSSANRDWDGIHVGYYRQPAWETPEATFLQHTITIYTGQPVNVELQAEGRWQQKTYTKGAVGIYPAFIPHIVNWNSEIEFIEIDLDPQTLNRFVDDSININCYEIIPQSAINDPLIYSIGMALKTELESSGGGDRLYAESATTMLAAHIFRHYSTQNLTLKEAIGGLPKSKLREVIDYIQTHLGRNVSLVDLAALVQISPHHFARLFKQSTGYSPHQYLLNCRIQAAKNLLAKQDLSIADIALQVGFHDQSRFTSVFRKHTGITPKKYRDRI; encoded by the coding sequence ATGACAAAAAGCCCTTTCGTCGTTAACACTTTTCAGCAAGAGACAATCTTTCCCATACTACCAGTCGCGCCAATTCTTTCTAGCGCCAATCGAGATTGGGATGGCATTCACGTCGGATACTACCGTCAGCCTGCCTGGGAAACGCCTGAAGCAACTTTTTTACAACATACAATTACGATTTATACAGGGCAACCTGTCAATGTAGAGTTGCAAGCAGAGGGGCGCTGGCAACAAAAAACTTATACCAAGGGTGCAGTTGGAATTTACCCAGCATTTATCCCGCATATAGTTAATTGGAATAGTGAAATTGAATTTATTGAAATCGATCTCGATCCGCAAACATTAAACCGTTTTGTAGATGATTCTATAAATATTAATTGCTATGAAATTATTCCTCAATCTGCTATTAATGACCCGCTAATTTATAGTATTGGTATGGCGTTGAAGACAGAATTAGAATCTAGTGGAGGGGGCGACCGCCTTTATGCTGAGTCGGCAACCACAATGTTAGCCGCTCATATTTTTCGTCATTATTCTACCCAAAACCTTACTCTAAAAGAAGCTATTGGAGGGTTACCTAAATCCAAATTAAGAGAAGTTATCGATTATATTCAAACTCATTTAGGCAGAAATGTAAGTTTAGTTGACTTAGCCGCATTAGTACAAATTAGTCCTCATCATTTTGCTAGATTGTTTAAACAATCTACAGGATATTCCCCGCATCAGTATTTACTGAATTGTCGTATTCAAGCAGCAAAAAATCTACTGGCAAAGCAGGATTTATCTATTGCTGATATTGCTTTACAAGTTGGATTTCACGATCAAAGCCGTTTTACGAGCGTTTTTCGCAAGCACACAGGTATTACACCCAAAAAGTATCGCGATCGCATTTGA
- a CDS encoding PPC domain-containing DNA-binding protein → MKILPFRLKPNQDLRQSLKDFAQIQKIEAGFILTAIGSLKQAAIRFADREEITILHDKFEILSLTGTIANTGVHLHITISDRNGKTIGGHLVNGCIIYTTAEIVIGVSEEFRFLRTTDPETGYLELEIDF, encoded by the coding sequence ATGAAGATTCTTCCTTTCAGACTCAAGCCCAACCAAGATTTAAGACAAAGTTTAAAAGACTTTGCTCAGATACAGAAGATTGAAGCAGGGTTTATTTTAACTGCAATTGGGAGTTTGAAGCAAGCAGCGATTCGCTTTGCCGATCGCGAAGAAATTACAATATTGCATGATAAATTTGAAATTCTTTCTCTGACTGGCACGATTGCTAATACAGGCGTTCATTTACATATTACCATTAGCGATCGCAATGGAAAAACGATCGGCGGACATTTAGTTAATGGTTGCATCATCTACACCACTGCTGAAATAGTCATTGGTGTAAGTGAAGAATTTCGTTTTCTTAGAACCACAGATCCAGAAACGGGTTATTTAGAATTAGAAATCGATTTTTAA
- a CDS encoding substrate-binding domain-containing protein, which translates to MKQSKARKSITLLDVARAAGVSRTTVSNAFNRPDQLSPEVQQKVLAVAKELGYAGPNPMARMLRTGQTGAIGLIFSEALPYAFNDPVSIAFLQGVSKVCERVKASLLIVPALDSDVAQQTIQQAAVDGFILYCIPDESEAVVRVLDRQLPVVAVDQPELKGIPFIGIDDRQAARTAALHLLSLNRRHLGIIAMDFHNDSYAGPVDPQRLKSAIFRNALHRWWGYADAIRDAGIDPTLVPIEESPNSNGVDGAFAAAIALLQRHPRPTGILAMSDILALGALRAAEHLGLKVPEDVAIVGFDGIPLAAQVRPALTTIQQPLVEKGAIAAEILLGIPNKKTTHILETKLVVRQSSSKGSREQGAGSRVGSGE; encoded by the coding sequence ATGAAGCAGAGTAAAGCTAGAAAATCCATCACGCTACTGGATGTTGCTAGAGCAGCAGGGGTATCTCGTACAACGGTATCAAATGCGTTTAATCGACCCGATCAACTTTCCCCAGAAGTTCAACAGAAAGTGCTAGCGGTGGCGAAGGAGCTGGGTTACGCCGGTCCAAACCCGATGGCGAGAATGCTGCGGACAGGACAAACGGGTGCAATCGGCTTGATATTTTCCGAAGCACTACCCTATGCTTTCAACGATCCGGTATCTATCGCCTTTTTACAGGGAGTATCGAAAGTATGCGAACGGGTGAAAGCTAGTTTGTTGATCGTTCCAGCTTTAGACTCCGATGTTGCCCAGCAGACAATTCAACAAGCAGCAGTAGACGGCTTCATCCTTTACTGTATTCCAGATGAAAGTGAGGCAGTCGTACGAGTTTTGGATCGACAGCTGCCAGTAGTGGCAGTCGATCAGCCAGAACTAAAAGGTATACCCTTCATTGGCATTGACGATCGCCAAGCTGCTCGTACCGCAGCATTACATTTGCTCAGTCTCAATCGCCGGCATTTAGGCATTATTGCAATGGATTTTCACAACGACTCCTATGCAGGACCAGTCGATCCCCAACGACTCAAAAGCGCCATTTTTCGCAATGCATTACACCGCTGGTGGGGTTATGCTGATGCCATCCGAGACGCAGGTATCGACCCTACTCTTGTGCCAATCGAGGAGTCTCCCAACAGCAATGGTGTCGATGGGGCTTTTGCTGCGGCGATCGCCTTATTACAGCGACATCCCAGACCGACAGGAATTCTTGCCATGAGCGATATATTAGCGCTGGGGGCATTACGGGCAGCAGAACATCTAGGGTTAAAAGTTCCCGAAGATGTGGCAATTGTTGGCTTTGATGGTATTCCCCTTGCCGCTCAAGTACGACCCGCGTTGACAACCATACAACAACCTTTAGTCGAAAAAGGCGCGATCGCAGCGGAAATTCTCTTAGGTATCCCCAATAAAAAAACAACTCATATCTTAGAGACAAAACTTGTCGTCAGACAATCTTCCTCAAAAGGGAGTAGGGAGCAGGGAGCAGGGAGCAGGGTAGGGAGCGGGGAGTAG